In one window of Bombus fervidus isolate BK054 chromosome 4, iyBomFerv1, whole genome shotgun sequence DNA:
- the LOC139986888 gene encoding uncharacterized protein, whose translation MKTLLLLFACICLAECGAGRKHAREQQAQGYEYEYAQETALPGPALAAGPLAHGRGLPHPGFSVGGPLANIAKGAAEQAHTQLNNQQSAAGQAAFVAKNTLAQAASQSAATAAAALAGKQIVVQGLEQQSRDAHVAVDGENLQLQQAERAANAARTTAKQAMQQLQVVTAALNAAQATADRAAQAAAESAAELAAQTTMLGQAKARAESVDEQLTAARLDYETTQAAAEKAASAAAAAQNNAAAAAAHVADAAAESALLSHQPINPSPLPKLPPPRHSALGEPAVLGAGLHEPGALLAPGALHQADALRSPAALHQAEALRLPSGLHEAAALQEAALRASGLLHEAGPALQSPSGLHRSELLSLANALPTDSYDIKGYRY comes from the coding sequence ATGAAGACGCTCTTGCTGTTATTCGCGTGTATTTGTTTGGCAGAATGTGGCGCGGGAAGAAAGCACGCTCGTGAGCAACAAGCTCAAGGTTACGAATACGAATATGCTCAAGAAACTGCGCTACCTGGCCCCGCACTAGCTGCAGGTCCGCTCGCTCATGGTCGTGGACTGCCACATCCAGGGTTCAGCGTTGGTGGTCCTTTGGCTAATATCGCGAAAGGCGCGGCAGAACAAGCTCACACGCAGTTAAATAACCAACAATCCGCGGCCGGACAAGCCGCGTTCGTGGCGAAGAATACCTTAGCGCAAGCTGCTTCGCAGTCAGCGGCTACCGCGGCTGCGGCACTCGCTGGCAAACAGATCGTGGTCCAAGGGCTGGAGCAACAATCGAGAGACGCCCACGTAGCGGTAGACGGGGAGAACCTGCAACTGCAACAAGCGGAACGTGCCGCAAACGCGGCAAGGACCACCGCTAAACAAGCGATGCAGCAGTTGCAAGTGGTTACAGCGGCCTTAAACGCGGCACAGGCGACGGCTGACCGCGCAGCGCAAGCTGCCGCGGAGTCGGCGGCCGAGTTGGCGGCGCAAACCACCATGCTTGGTCAGGCGAAGGCAAGAGCGGAGTCGGTGGACGAGCAACTCACTGCTGCTCGCCTAGATTACGAAACCACTCAAGCGGCCGCTGAGAAAGCTGCGAGCGCAGCCGCAGCCGCGCAGAATAACGCTGCCGCTGCCGCTGCACACGTTGCCGATGCTGCCGCTGAGTCTGCGCTTTTGTCTCACCAGCCGATCAATCCCTCTCCGCTGCCGAAACTTCCTCCACCTCGACACAGTGCTCTCGGAGAACCTGCCGTTCTCGGTGCAGGTCTTCACGAACCCGGTGCCCTTCTCGCACCTGGCGCGCTCCACCAAGCTGACGCTCTCCGTTCACCTGCCGCGCTTCACCAAGCGGAAGCTCTCCGTCTTCCCTCCGGACTTCACGAAGCTGCCGCGCTTCAGGAAGCCGCTCTTCGCGCGTCCGGCCTGCTTCACGAAGCTGGTCCAGCTCTTCAATCTCCAAGCGGTCTTCATCGCTCAGAGTTGCTTAGCCTAGCCAATGCTTTACCTACCGATAGTTACGATATTAAAGGTTATCGATACTAG
- the LOC139986566 gene encoding uncharacterized protein, whose protein sequence is MYIFYVLYIVLLTFEYFDCGRVHKIPVALNQREIRYADEPTCSRNPNNPNNSKKTPEKSSNIAQKAAQEAKAASEAQNIAGQQAARQVKTQLAEKAVQAAKAAEEALTGKKVVVDQLQEEVREAQSVVQEESSSLEQEQANVNAALQAARQSQDQLKTLTHAVQTAKANAANAQAAANGAQKTLRDKEELVDAAKRRVEELSNQLRAAKQELANTNRAAAKANAAANEAKANASRNKRRLENIRRMRIMKRCSHGSRGS, encoded by the exons ATGTACATCTTTTACGTTCTTTACATCG TACTGCTGacgttcgaatattttgaCTGTGGAAGGGTGCATAAGATTCCAGTTGCCTTA AACCAAAGGGAAATTCGTTACGCCGATGAGCCAACTTGTTCGCGTAATCCGAACAATCCAAACAATTCGAAGAAAACTCCGGAGAAAAGTAGTAACATCGCGCAGAAAGCTGCACAGGAAGCTAAGGCTGCTTCGGAAGCGCAGAATATCGCTGGTCAGCAAGCCGCTCGTCAA GTAAAGACACAACTCGCTGAAAAAGCGGTGCAGGCTGCAAAAGCAGCGGAAGAAGCGCTCACAGGGAAGAAAGTCGTAGTGGATCAGTTGCAGGAAGAAGTGAGAGAAGCGCAATCGGTTGTTCAAGAGGAATCCTCATCCTTGGAACAGGAACAAGCTAATGTCAACGCAGCTTTGCAAGCTGCGCGTCAGTCGCAAGATCAG TTAAAGACGCTGACGCACGCGGTACAAACGGCTAAGGCGAACGCGGCCAATGCTCAGGCTGCTGCGAATGGAGCTCAAAAAACTTTACGGGACAAGGAAGAATTGGTGGACGCGGCGAAACGACGGGTCGAGGAACTGTCGAATCAGCTGAGAGCCGCTAAACAGGAACTCGCCAACACGAATCGAGCAGCTGCTAAGGCAAATGCCGCAGCTAACGAGGCGAAAGCCAACGCCAGTAGGAACAAAAGGCGACTGGAAAACATTCGGAGGATGAGGATCATGAAAAG ATGCTCGCATGGTTCGAGAGGAAGCTAA